A genomic segment from Aquila chrysaetos chrysaetos chromosome 11, bAquChr1.4, whole genome shotgun sequence encodes:
- the SFR1 gene encoding swi5-dependent recombination DNA repair protein 1 homolog: MEEPVLEKLPSLCHTPKDSGTAAPPGTSSGKQPMSAALRERLRKTRRSFNANFTVAKRLKIDAEEKDCADADKGCLPKTSTDCSRLQGGSENLERNGTGHTCFKSRLQESGLCGSAENSDVLQVDLSQQQSLEEKVRLVKQVQEKEELLRRLKLVKMYRSKNNLSELQALIVKWRNSTQLMLYELQSAFSADGKKVSLTQLIDTFGLEDQLLHYSRTEEDFVDA; encoded by the exons ATGGAAGAACCAGTGCTTGAGAAACTGCCATCTTTGTGCCATACTCCAAAGGATTCTGGGACAGCAGCTCCACCGGGGACTAGTTCAGGGAAACAG ccaatGAGTGCAGCTCTGAGGGAGCGATTAAGGAAAACAAGACGCTCATTTAATGCTAATTTTACAGTGGCAAAGCGGCTCAAAAtagatgctgaagaaaaagactGTGCTGATGCTGACAAAGGGTGCTTGCCAAAGACAAGTACAGATTGTTCCAGATTACAAGGTGGTTCTGAAAATCTAGAAAGAAATGGCACTGGACATACATGTTTCAAAAGTCGCTTACAGGAGAGTGGTCTCTGTGGATCAGCAGAGAATTCTGATGTGCTACAGGTTGATCTTAGTCAGCAACAGTccctggaagaaaaagtaaggCTGGTGAAACAAGtgcaagagaaggaagagctACTTCGAAGGCTCAAACTGGTTAAGATGTATCGATCTAAG AACAACCTGTCTGAACTGCAGGCTTTAATAGTGAAATGGAGAAATAGTACCCAGCTGATGCTGTATGAACTACAGTCAGCCTTTTCTGCAGATGGCAAGAAAGTGAGTCTCACTCAGCTGATAGATACTTTTGGATTAGAAGACCAGTTACTGCACTACAGCAGAACAGAAGAAGATTTTGTTGATGCATAA